A genomic segment from Cytophagia bacterium CHB2 encodes:
- a CDS encoding TonB-dependent receptor has protein sequence MNFKRGDNTMCIAKRGWKNFVLAIVSGAAVTLAAQSEQTNTNAADSTVYEFEQVTVTALRYPEQAINVPLAISVLGPERLQNTRGYGLEEALKFVPGVLTQSRAGKQDVRITIRGFGARGAGDRSNAGTSRGIRILLDGSPQTEPDGRTAFDLIDLSLAKRIEVIRSNASAVWGNASGGVINIISAPTFEAAFVSPQVLSGSFGLQKYTLQTGVRLGEARLALALSNTSFDGWRQNSASERTLMNISLLSHPGEHTKFGVYLVGAKNKFLIPGPLSQAQFETGPQQANATYLQRSERRYNRLGRISAALNHDLNDTHGFSALAFVEPKYLQRSERGTFRDFNRYHVGGNMAYRFHQNLSAAVQSTLQFGVDEAYQDGAILFYNLSSTNERGEVLQQNKREGANTFGMFVQEELSFGKRVSLLLGTRYSDVRYHTQDFINTALNSEKSFARWTPKFGLNYRPSPAHSFYANVGGGIEVPAGNETDPASTFGQDKVYAINPLLDPIQSSTLEIGAKQVIVPAGAAVLRSLSYEVAAYRINIKNDIIPYRGGRFYFTAGQTQRRGLEVGAKTEFAFGVALQAAFSYASSKYVEYKVDSVHYGSAGKFADYNNNKVAGMPEVFYNLALRFEPPKLASLYAEINLQGIGEYFVDDANRINVPSYNVINLTVGLRQPLQLTEGLSVHAFFGVNNLNDKKYAASAFVNPDMVNGVPIFLEPGLPRNYVIGVSFTGGKPRI, from the coding sequence ATGAACTTTAAGCGAGGAGATAACACGATGTGTATCGCCAAACGTGGTTGGAAAAATTTTGTGCTCGCGATTGTCAGCGGCGCGGCCGTCACACTTGCCGCGCAAAGCGAGCAGACTAACACGAATGCGGCCGACAGCACGGTTTACGAATTCGAGCAAGTTACCGTGACTGCCCTGCGCTATCCGGAGCAGGCGATTAATGTTCCGCTTGCCATCAGCGTGCTCGGCCCGGAGCGGCTGCAAAACACGCGCGGCTATGGCCTGGAAGAGGCGCTGAAATTCGTTCCTGGTGTGCTGACGCAATCGCGCGCCGGCAAGCAGGATGTTCGCATCACCATTCGCGGCTTTGGCGCGCGCGGCGCCGGTGATCGTTCCAACGCCGGCACCTCTCGCGGTATTCGCATTTTGCTCGACGGTTCGCCGCAAACGGAGCCGGACGGCAGAACGGCATTTGACTTGATTGATTTGAGCCTGGCGAAACGCATTGAAGTGATTCGTTCGAATGCCTCGGCAGTTTGGGGCAATGCCTCGGGCGGCGTGATCAATATTATTTCTGCGCCCACGTTCGAGGCGGCTTTTGTTTCGCCGCAGGTGTTGAGCGGCAGTTTCGGCTTGCAGAAATATACGTTGCAAACCGGTGTGAGGTTAGGCGAGGCGAGACTGGCGCTGGCGTTGAGTAACACCTCGTTTGACGGCTGGCGGCAAAACTCGGCAAGCGAGCGAACGCTGATGAATATCAGCTTGTTGTCCCATCCCGGCGAACACACGAAATTCGGCGTGTATCTCGTCGGCGCAAAAAACAAATTCCTTATTCCCGGCCCGCTGTCACAGGCGCAGTTTGAGACCGGGCCGCAGCAGGCAAATGCCACATACCTGCAGCGCAGTGAACGGCGCTACAATCGCTTGGGGCGCATCTCGGCGGCCTTGAATCACGATCTCAACGACACGCATGGCTTTTCTGCCCTGGCTTTTGTCGAGCCAAAATATTTGCAGCGTTCCGAGCGCGGCACGTTCCGTGATTTCAACCGCTACCACGTCGGCGGCAACATGGCATATCGTTTTCACCAAAACCTTTCTGCCGCGGTGCAGAGCACGCTTCAATTCGGTGTGGATGAAGCTTATCAAGATGGCGCGATTTTGTTTTATAACCTTTCGTCCACCAACGAACGCGGCGAGGTGTTGCAACAAAACAAACGAGAAGGCGCAAATACCTTTGGCATGTTTGTGCAGGAGGAGTTGAGCTTCGGCAAACGTGTGAGTTTACTGCTAGGCACACGCTACAGCGACGTGAGGTATCACACGCAAGATTTCATCAACACCGCGTTGAATTCCGAAAAATCGTTTGCGCGCTGGACGCCGAAATTTGGCCTCAACTATCGCCCCTCGCCGGCGCATAGTTTTTATGCGAATGTGGGCGGCGGCATCGAAGTGCCGGCCGGCAACGAAACCGATCCCGCCTCGACTTTTGGACAGGATAAAGTATATGCGATCAATCCCCTGCTCGATCCCATCCAATCGTCCACGTTGGAAATCGGCGCCAAACAAGTCATCGTCCCTGCCGGCGCGGCAGTGCTGCGTTCGCTGTCGTATGAGGTGGCCGCGTATCGCATTAATATCAAGAACGATATCATTCCGTATCGCGGCGGCAGATTTTATTTTACTGCCGGGCAAACGCAGCGTCGCGGCCTGGAAGTTGGCGCCAAAACGGAATTCGCTTTCGGCGTTGCCCTGCAGGCGGCGTTTTCGTATGCCAGCAGCAAATATGTTGAGTACAAAGTTGATTCGGTGCACTACGGCAGCGCCGGAAAATTTGCCGACTACAACAACAACAAAGTTGCGGGCATGCCGGAAGTTTTCTACAATCTCGCCCTCCGTTTCGAACCGCCCAAACTGGCGAGTCTGTATGCCGAAATCAATCTGCAAGGCATTGGCGAATATTTTGTCGATGATGCCAATCGCATCAACGTGCCGTCGTACAATGTCATTAATCTCACAGTGGGATTGCGCCAACCGTTGCAACTCACGGAGGGGCTGAGCGTGCACGCCTTTTTCGGCGTCAATAATTTGAATGACAAAAAATATGCGGCCTCCGCATTCGTCAATCCAGATATGGTGAACGGTGTGCCAATCTTTTTGGAGCCCGGACTGCCGCGCAATTACGTCATTGGCGTGTCTTTTACTGGGGGCAAGCCAAGAATATAA